In a single window of the Salmo trutta chromosome 21, fSalTru1.1, whole genome shotgun sequence genome:
- the LOC115157722 gene encoding serotransferrin-like, producing the protein MGTLVTMGQIKWAGIEDKPVEEALQGRSQAHPCLYRCSCVRETAPGLTRNPTMTMPGPSRLQPVSSDGYAAKNLMFKDSTQKLVQLPMNTDSFLWELKQTTGATSRAIKWCAVGHAETAKCGTWSINSIGERGAMIECQRAPTLEECIRKIMFSSGLGL; encoded by the exons ATGGGCACCCTTGTGACCATGGGCCAGATCAAATGGGCCGGCATCGAGGACAAACCTGTGGAGGAAG CTTTGCAGGGGCGTAGCCAGGCTCACCCATGCCTATACCGTTGCAGCTGTGTAAGGGAGACTGCTCCAGGTCTCACAAGGAACCCTACTATGACTATGCCGGGGCCTTCCA GGCTTCAACCTGTCTCATCAGATGGCTACGCAGCCAAGAACCTGATGTTCAAAGACTCCACTCAGAAACTGGTGCAGCTGCCCATGAACACCGACTCCTTCCTCTGGGAGCTGA AGCAGACAACAGGCGCCACCTCCAGGGCCATCAAGTGGTGTGCCGTGGGCCATGCCGAGACAGCCAAGTGTGGCACCTGGAGCATCAACAgcataggagagagaggagccatGATTGAGTGCCAGAGGGCACCCACATTAGAGGAATGCATCAGGAAGATCATGT TCTCTTCTGGacttggactgtga